Proteins from a single region of Thermodesulfovibrionia bacterium:
- a CDS encoding TIGR04282 family arsenosugar biosynthesis glycosyltransferase has translation MKERITEREMKRFHDLLSVSMIDFDCGKLCAPKNGGIPSCCENDSVVPILFHEEYKMHRRNGSFWKPAEKTAEVKKYIKECEDYYVFSSCPGPKGCIRDQRSFNCMTFPFEPHIKKDGEIAGLSYLNGSDINCSLIGKPKKTYNPKYISNSIKFWKELFEHYPEEREVYMDESRKRERKAKRTGKRFKLFKDEYNDTKNAFIIFVRTPEAGKVKTRLMKDLGSDKTLKAYKSFVADTMKVCDGLKEADKFLGCFPTNEDAFLKNLSRKHKFKGEFNQRGKDLGEKFINAFSDKFKEGYDKVIVIGSDSPTIPVDFIKQAFDELDKKDFVLGPCTDGGYYLVGMKKLFSNVFKRIPWDSSDVLNKTLDKLYSGRVKFSLLPFWYDVDNIDDLNFYKRHVKYLKKK, from the coding sequence ATGAAAGAGCGCATAACAGAGAGAGAGATGAAGAGGTTTCATGACCTGCTCTCAGTAAGCATGATTGACTTTGACTGCGGCAAGCTCTGCGCGCCTAAAAACGGCGGCATCCCGAGCTGCTGCGAGAACGACTCTGTAGTGCCGATCCTCTTTCATGAGGAGTATAAAATGCACCGCCGCAACGGCAGCTTCTGGAAGCCGGCGGAAAAGACAGCAGAGGTTAAGAAGTACATCAAGGAGTGCGAGGATTATTATGTCTTCTCATCATGCCCGGGGCCGAAAGGGTGTATAAGGGATCAGCGCTCTTTCAACTGCATGACATTCCCGTTTGAGCCGCATATAAAGAAAGACGGGGAGATAGCCGGGCTCTCATATCTGAACGGCAGTGATATCAATTGCAGCCTGATCGGCAAACCTAAAAAAACATACAACCCGAAATATATCTCTAACTCCATAAAGTTCTGGAAAGAGCTTTTTGAGCACTATCCCGAGGAGAGGGAGGTGTACATGGATGAGTCGCGCAAACGCGAGCGCAAGGCAAAGCGGACCGGCAAGAGATTTAAACTCTTTAAGGATGAATATAACGATACGAAGAACGCGTTCATTATATTTGTAAGGACGCCTGAGGCAGGAAAGGTCAAGACTAGGCTGATGAAAGACCTCGGCAGCGACAAGACGCTCAAGGCGTACAAATCATTTGTGGCTGATACGATGAAGGTATGCGACGGACTAAAAGAGGCTGACAAATTTCTCGGATGTTTCCCTACGAATGAAGACGCCTTTCTTAAGAACCTGAGCAGGAAACATAAATTCAAAGGCGAGTTCAACCAGAGAGGAAAAGACCTCGGAGAGAAGTTCATAAACGCATTCAGCGACAAGTTCAAAGAAGGATATGACAAGGTGATCGTCATAGGCAGCGACAGCCCGACGATACCTGTTGATTTTATAAAACAGGCGTTCGATGAACTCGACAAAAAGGACTTTGTCCTCGGCCCGTGCACTGACGGAGGCTACTATCTTGTCGGCATGAAGAAACTTTTCAGCAATGTCTTCAAACGCATCCCATGGGACTCTTCTGATGTCTTGAACAAGACCCTTGATAAGCTCTATTCAGGCAGAGTTAAATTCTCACTACTTCCATTTTGGTATGATGTGGATAATATAGATGACCTTAATTTTTATAAAAGGCATGTGAAGTATCTGAAGAAGAAATAG
- a CDS encoding molybdopterin molybdotransferase MoeA, translating into MISVDEALKTVLDSVKGPLGSESVGIIESLGRVLAEDIHSGSDLPAFDYSAMDGFAVKHSDIKDASLASGIRLKIAGEFRAGGDTSSKVSKGEAVKIMTGAPIPEGADAVVMVENTKEAGGFVEVFEQVEKGDNIRLAGEDIKKGDLVLEKGSLIGPAHIGMLASMGIAIVNVSKRPKVAILTTGDEVLSIEEKLLPGKIRNSNAYSLFTQVIASYAMPVNKGVAKDNKMSLSEGLKSCLECDIIVTSGGVSMGEYDYVKEVMNELGMDEKFWKVAMRPGKPNLFGTIAGKPFFGLPGNPVSTMIGFEVFVRPAIMKMLGRKGGERREVEALLEEDVKTKKGLTFFVRAQTRWEDGGYVTKTTGQQGSGMLSSMVKADSLIIVPEDVDTVKKGSRVKVRMLT; encoded by the coding sequence ATGATAAGCGTTGATGAAGCGTTAAAGACAGTTCTTGATTCAGTCAAAGGCCCGCTCGGCTCAGAGAGTGTCGGGATCATTGAATCTCTCGGCAGAGTCCTCGCAGAGGACATTCACAGCGGCAGCGACCTTCCGGCTTTTGATTACTCCGCAATGGATGGTTTTGCTGTGAAGCATTCTGATATAAAAGACGCGTCTTTAGCATCAGGCATCAGGCTCAAGATAGCAGGCGAATTCAGGGCAGGCGGTGATACATCATCAAAGGTCAGTAAAGGCGAGGCTGTAAAGATAATGACAGGCGCACCGATCCCAGAAGGCGCTGACGCGGTTGTGATGGTTGAGAATACAAAAGAGGCAGGCGGTTTTGTAGAGGTCTTTGAGCAGGTTGAGAAAGGCGATAACATCAGGCTTGCAGGTGAGGATATTAAAAAGGGAGACCTTGTATTGGAAAAGGGCAGCCTCATAGGCCCTGCTCATATCGGAATGCTTGCCTCAATGGGAATAGCGATAGTGAATGTTTCAAAGAGGCCGAAGGTTGCGATACTCACAACTGGCGATGAGGTGCTAAGTATTGAAGAGAAGCTGCTGCCCGGCAAGATCAGGAACTCAAACGCGTATTCGCTCTTCACTCAGGTGATCGCAAGCTACGCTATGCCGGTTAATAAGGGCGTTGCCAAGGACAATAAGATGAGCCTAAGCGAGGGGCTCAAGTCCTGTCTCGAATGCGACATCATTGTCACTTCAGGAGGTGTCTCAATGGGCGAGTATGATTATGTTAAGGAAGTGATGAATGAGCTCGGCATGGATGAGAAGTTCTGGAAGGTCGCGATGAGGCCGGGCAAACCAAACCTCTTCGGCACCATTGCCGGCAAACCCTTCTTCGGCCTTCCCGGCAATCCAGTCTCAACAATGATAGGCTTTGAGGTCTTTGTAAGGCCTGCCATCATGAAGATGCTTGGCCGTAAAGGCGGTGAGAGGAGAGAGGTTGAAGCTCTGCTTGAGGAAGATGTAAAGACAAAGAAGGGGCTGACCTTTTTTGTAAGGGCGCAGACGAGATGGGAAGACGGCGGCTACGTCACAAAGACCACAGGCCAGCAGGGCTCAGGCATGCTCAGTTCAATGGTCAAGGCTGACAGCCTTATCATTGTTCCTGAGGATGTTGATACGGTGAAGAAGGGGAGTAGGGTTAAGGTTAGAATGCTTACTTAA
- a CDS encoding vitamin K epoxide reductase family protein — MGKKDKKQKEALNKSSVVEETQIQEEPAKKKKFKKPQIPKYLDKPNWTLTGLAAAGMILTAYLSLIHWFGQKPLLCNEGSTCSIVQGSRWGTFLLLPTAFWGFLTYTALAFIGFKIRNRASHWKAAWTVSLIGFAYSIYLVSISIFVIKATCIYCLASFSIMTIIFIVMTSQRSWLPNLNFASWARQAAIVAVIIIGGMHLHYSGIFYSGAGPEKPYLQGLVAHLVKEDAKMYGAFW, encoded by the coding sequence TTGGGCAAGAAAGATAAGAAACAAAAAGAGGCTCTGAATAAATCATCTGTTGTAGAAGAAACTCAGATACAGGAAGAGCCGGCTAAAAAGAAGAAATTTAAAAAGCCGCAGATACCGAAATATCTCGATAAGCCGAACTGGACGCTGACCGGGCTTGCAGCCGCAGGCATGATCCTTACCGCCTACCTCTCCCTTATCCACTGGTTCGGACAGAAGCCGCTCCTCTGTAATGAGGGAAGCACATGCAGTATCGTTCAGGGAAGCAGATGGGGAACCTTTCTACTCCTGCCGACAGCATTCTGGGGTTTTCTCACATACACCGCGCTCGCATTCATCGGTTTCAAGATCCGCAACCGCGCCTCGCACTGGAAAGCGGCATGGACAGTCTCACTCATAGGATTTGCATACAGCATCTATCTCGTCTCCATCTCCATCTTTGTCATCAAGGCCACATGCATCTACTGCCTCGCCTCCTTCTCTATCATGACTATCATTTTTATAGTTATGACCTCACAGCGTTCATGGCTGCCCAACCTTAACTTTGCGTCATGGGCAAGACAGGCGGCGATAGTGGCAGTGATCATCATAGGCGGAATGCATCTGCACTACAGCGGCATCTTTTATTCAGGAGCCGGGCCTGAAAAGCCATATCTGCAAGGACTGGTTGCGCATCTCGTAAAAGAGGATGCGAAGATGTACGGCGCATTCTGGTGA
- the dnaJ gene encoding molecular chaperone DnaJ, with protein MATGTKDYYELLGVKKDASAAEIKKAYRKLARKFHPDVNPGDKGSEQKFKEINEAYEILSDPKKKEQFDQFGEAGFEGAHGFQGFGNQGFGGQGFEGAEDIFANLFGGGGFGQRERPAMGHDLVTSFDITLEDAYKGVTRPISLRREAACNSCGGSGAESSQTCSSCKGTGVIKQGRGMFNMNQPCPSCRGTGKIITKACGACGGNGLTMVTESLNVKVPPGADTGMRLKIRGKGGAGIKGGPAGNLYIDLTVSPHPVFKREHDDLYADVPVTVSEAILGGKIKVPTLDGSVTMTLPSGTDSGKKFKLKGKGIPNKKTGNKGDQFAVIKIVVPKSVDDKTKEALKEIEKAYKK; from the coding sequence ATGGCAACAGGAACAAAAGACTATTACGAATTACTCGGAGTTAAAAAGGATGCCTCAGCCGCAGAGATAAAGAAGGCATACAGGAAACTTGCGCGCAAATTTCACCCTGATGTCAATCCCGGCGACAAGGGTTCTGAACAGAAGTTCAAAGAGATAAATGAGGCGTACGAAATTCTGAGCGACCCCAAGAAGAAGGAGCAGTTCGACCAGTTCGGCGAGGCCGGATTTGAAGGGGCTCACGGCTTTCAGGGCTTCGGCAATCAGGGATTTGGCGGACAGGGATTCGAAGGCGCAGAGGATATCTTTGCAAACCTCTTTGGCGGCGGAGGATTTGGGCAGAGGGAGAGGCCCGCTATGGGCCATGACCTTGTTACATCATTTGATATAACTCTTGAAGACGCATACAAGGGAGTGACAAGGCCTATCTCATTAAGAAGAGAGGCGGCATGCAATAGCTGCGGAGGGAGCGGGGCTGAGTCTTCACAGACATGCTCAAGCTGTAAAGGCACAGGCGTTATAAAACAGGGAAGAGGAATGTTTAATATGAATCAGCCTTGTCCGTCATGCAGAGGCACTGGAAAGATAATTACAAAAGCATGCGGCGCATGCGGCGGCAACGGTCTCACAATGGTCACTGAATCTTTGAATGTAAAGGTCCCGCCCGGCGCTGACACAGGCATGAGGCTGAAGATCAGGGGCAAGGGCGGCGCAGGCATAAAGGGCGGCCCTGCGGGAAACCTATATATAGACCTGACTGTAAGTCCTCACCCGGTATTCAAGAGGGAGCATGACGACCTTTATGCGGATGTTCCAGTGACTGTCAGCGAAGCTATACTCGGCGGAAAGATAAAGGTCCCGACGCTTGACGGTTCGGTTACGATGACGCTTCCTTCAGGAACAGACAGCGGCAAGAAGTTCAAACTAAAAGGCAAGGGAATCCCCAATAAGAAGACAGGGAATAAAGGCGACCAGTTTGCGGTCATAAAGATAGTTGTTCCGAAGTCTGTTGATGACAAGACAAAAGAGGCGTTGAAAGAGATTGAGAAGGCGTATAAAAAGTAA